Proteins co-encoded in one Setaria viridis chromosome 9, Setaria_viridis_v4.0, whole genome shotgun sequence genomic window:
- the LOC117838725 gene encoding uncharacterized protein: MSLKLQLPQGLSFLRSVGWLEDRKVGSAAKQQLSPTLKLQTDKEVYRPGDSVIVTVEIHSPASLKDEAGQAVSGEDASSLLLDVLSFELKGIEKLDSQWFSVPKPLPGSKQRRGEHMFLDCSAPSLVSKVIIASGQTKTYIVRVELPKILPPSYRGISIRYFYYVRSALFGRLVVLGNGDQNKRPVNSSIQLEARVPLQICVSQKSSNLLNEEGTLPFAIDQLGIFWREKDEDSEWIKANDNADLEEGYDSSKDEVSSVSSYNPSKANPEFSLRNSLSMQSLSSRLSTSEPFYNQVERPNFPSYSPIPRLSVSEISDDHDGGLVSPQRKLNHLLPDHPSNGQRFSPDSDVGLPLTPKNVDPAGSEGFTRGRSYNIRIDDQVLLRFSPKNSDSTYYFGDMIGGALTFFHGTGKRRCLEVSITLETSETINPRALHPSRRGSPTITKLHSEHHEVVADLHQTSFLFSIPIDGPMSFSTSKVTVQWSLRFEFFTTPEGTDPARYEHPLLVEKREKGEWVLPITVYAPPLRRRPTHGRNDRSVLPGNIFNS; this comes from the exons ATGTCACTGAAACTTCAACTTCCGCAAGGGCTTTCCTTCTTAAGAAGTGTTGGATGGTTAGAAGATCGGAAGGTTGGTTCAGCTGCCAAGCAGCAATTATCCCCAACATTGAAGCTCCAGACAGATAAGGAGGTGTACAGACCCGGTGATTCAGTCATTGTGACTGTAGAAATCCATAGCCCAGCTAGTTTGAAGGACGAAGCTGGGCAGGCAGTGTCGGGCGAAGATGCCTCCTCACTATTGCTAGATGTGCTTTCCTTCGAACTTAAAGGGATTGAGAAGCTGGACAGTCAATGGTTCTCTGTTCCAAAGCCCTTACCAGGATCTAAACAAAGGAGAG GTGAACATATGTTTCTGGATTGTTCAGCACCGTCACTGGTCTCTAAAGTAATAATTGCTTCAGGGCAAACAAAAACGT ACATTGTACGTGTGGAGCTCCCAAAGATTTTACCACCATCTTATAGGGGTATCAGTATCCGCTATTTTTATTATGTTCGGAGTGCCTTATTTGGAAGGTTGGTGGTACTGGGTAATGGAGACCAAAACAAAAGACCTGTGAATAGTTCAATTCAATTG GAAGCTCGAGTCCCATTACAGATATGTGTTTCCCAGAAAAGCAGCAACCTGCTAAATGAAGAAG GGACTTTGCCATTTGCAATTGATCAACTGGGCATATTTTGGAGGGAAAAAGATGAAGATTCAGAATGG ATCAAAGCAAATGATAATGCTGATCTAGAAGAAGGATATGATAGTTCAAAAGATGAAGTTTCATCTGTTTCCTCATACAACCCTTCCAAAGCAAATCCTGAATTCTCCCTCAGGAACTCATTGTCGATGCAATCTCTGTCATCACGCCTCTCCACAAGTGAGCCATTTTATAATCAAGTAGAACGACCCAATTTCCCATCATACAGCCCAATTCCTCGATTGTCAGTGTCAGAGATTTCAGACGACCATGATGGAG GTTTAGTGTCACCTCAAAGGAAGCTAAACCATTTGCTTCCAGATCATCCATCAAATGGGCAGAGGTTTTCTCCAGATTCGGATGTTGGACTCCCCCTTACACCGAAAAATGTTGATCCGGCTGGGT cTGAAGGTTTTACGAGAGGAAGATCTTATAATATAAGAATTGATGACCAAGTCTTGCTTCGGTTTTCACCTAAGAATTCGGACTCAACTTATTACTTTGGTGATATG ATTGGTGGAGCACTTACCTTTTTTCATGGAACTGGAAAGCGGAGGTGCCTTGAG GTATCAATAACCCTGGAAACATCAGAAACAATTAATCCCCGTGCATTACATCCTTCAAGAAGGGGCTCGCCGACAATAACCAAG CTGCATAGTGAACATCATGAGGTTGTTGCTGATCTTCACCAGACAAGCTTTCTCTTTTCCATTCCCATTGATGGTCCTATGTCATTTTCTACCTCAAAGGTCACTGTACAGTGGTCTCTCCGATTTGAGTTCTTCACAACTCCTGAAGGAACAGACCCAGCTAG GTACGAGCACCCACTCCTTGttgagaaaagagaaaagggtGAATGGGTCCTCCCAATAACTGTTTATGCACCTCCATTGCGTAGACGACCAACTCATGGGAGAAATGATAGATCTGTCTTACCTGGAAACATCTTCAACTCTTGA
- the LOC117835670 gene encoding 3beta-hydroxysteroid-dehydrogenase/decarboxylase-like: MENFMQDNRTIQNIPPRYKGSLVFADNFVRNASFEGVDVVFHTASADYTKNDSQLHIKVNVEGTKTVIDACKICKVKRLIYTSSGAVVFDGVHGHFDVNESKPYPDKFPYAYAQTKAEAEKLVIKANNTSGLLTCCIRPGTIFGPGDNIVSSVDYYGRTQLIIGDGKNCDDFVYVENVVHCHICAERALCNKEGAEISGGKAYFVTNMEQINLWDFLYGIYEEFGCISGGKSVKLEVLI; the protein is encoded by the exons ATGGAGAACTTCATGCAGGATAACCGCACCATCCAAAATATTCCTCCCCGGTATAAAGGCAGTTTGGTTTTTGCTGATAATTTTGTACGCAATGCTT CTTTTGAAGGGGTAGATGTTGTTTTCCACACGGCTTCTGCAGATTACACTAAGAATGACTCACAACTTCATATCAAAGTCAATGTCGAGG GGACAAAGACAGTGATTGATGCTTGTAAGATATGCAAAGTTAAACGGCTTATATATACTAGCTCAGGTGCTGTTGTATTTGACGGGGTTCATGGGCATTTTGACGTAAATGAATCAAAGCCATACCCAGATAAG TTTCCTTACGCATACGCACAAACAAAGGCTGAAGCAGAGAAGCTTGTCATAAAAGCCAATAACACAAGTGGGCTTCTAACTTGTTGTATACGTCCTGGTACCATTTTTGGTCCTGGTGACAACATTGTATCATCTGTGGATTACTATGGAAGAACCCAA cTGATTATAGGTGATGGGAAGAACTGTGATGATTTTGTATATGTTGAAAATGTGGTGCACTGTCACATCTGTGCTGAAAGGGCTCTTTGTAATAAAGAGGGTGCAGAGATCAGTGGAGGGAAA GCCTACTTTGTAACAAACATGGAGCAAATTAATCTTTGGGACTTCCTATACGGGATTTATGAAGAATTTGGATGCATAAG TGGTGGAAAATCTGTCAAGTTAGAGGTACTGATCTGA